The following DNA comes from Hahella chejuensis KCTC 2396.
ACGCTGCCGGTCAGGGTCTCGCCATTCAGCAGATGCGCCGTCACCGGCTGGCCGATGCTGAGCAGTCCGACCTGTTGCTGGGGCGCCTGCCCCATGAGCTTCAACTTGTGGTCATCGATAAGGCGCACCAGGGTAACGCCTTCCTGAACAGTCTGTCCCAGCTCCACCATCCGGTCTTCGATCACACCAGCGAAAGGCGCGTGAATACGGGTGTGCTTCAAGTCCTGCTCCAATCTGGCGACGGCGGCTTCCGCGCTGGCCAGGGCGGCCTGCTTCGCCTTCAATTCCGTTTCCGCCTGCAGGCCCCGTTGCATCAGAGACTTGGCGGCTTTCAATTCACTGCGCGCCACATCCACCTGCGCTTTGGCCTGGGCCATTTGCGCGGGCAGATCTTCCTCGCTAAGGGTCAACAAAAGATCGCCTTCACTTACACGCCGGCCGCGCTCCGCAGTGACTTTTTCAACAGTCGAACCCAGGCGCGATTGCAGATTCACTTCGCGCCAGACATCAATCTGGCCCTGAATTTCCAACGCTTTCTTGATCGTTTCAGCCTGCGCGACTTTATAAGCCACTTTAGTCGGGGCGCCCTTCTCTTGCTTCGTCGCCTCCGGCGCTTCGGTCTGAGCGGTCTGTACAGGCCCCGCCATCAACCAGACAGCCAATGCGACAATAATTCCGAATGAAATCCAGTAGGTGGGTATGCGCGTGCGCATCAGTGTCTTCTCCATTTCTTGACTCGTGCGGCGCAGAAATACGGCGGACGGGCGCGCCGCGGTGAGACAGCCAGAGAGGCGGCTCTGCGCTTAAAATTTTATAAATGCAAAACAAGGGCTTAACCTTAGCCCTGCAACGTACTACAGTTTCAGTTTCACCGCGGTCGCTGTAAATCTGAATACGACGTTTTGATACCTTGCATGGCCCGCAAACGGGTTTTCGGGCGCAACGCCCGCGCCGGTCAGCCTGGTATTAGCGAACTGACAACGCGCCGCCGGGACTAGTCGTTTGCGCCGACTAACACTTTAAATCGATAAAGGAAAATTTGGAAGTTAACGATGATAACTTATATATACTGGATCTTCGTTCTTGCGCTCGCCGGAGGAACGCTTTACCTGCTCGGTGTAAAACTTAAGCAGTGGATTCCCGCAGCGGTGGTCAGCGGCGTTATTCTGGTGGTCTGCGCCTCCTTTTATTATTTTTACCTGCAACAAATGTTCGTGAAACGTTGGGGCGGCACAATGAGCCTGTCTGTCCCCGAAGGCATGCAGCATGTCGCTGCGACCTGGAAAGACGACAATATGTGGATTGAGAATTACGACCCCAAGACCAACACCTGTTATTTTCAGGAGTACTCCCGGGGCGCAATGCTGGAAGGCAAAGTGGTTATCAAGAACTGCAATCCGGTTCGTCGCTGAGCAACCGCGCGCGTACCGAACCGCCGCCGATCCAAACAGAAAGCCCGACATTGCATCGGGCTTTCTTTCATTCATTTGTTCAATCGTTCAATTACAGCCTAATTAACCGAAAAGGCTGCTTCAGCCAATATATTGCCCTCTGGCCCCGTCACTTTGACGGTCCACTGCCCCAGCATATGACGATCGATAAACTTACTGGAGGAGGCGCGCATGGGCGAACGATGCGGACGTATTCTTATACGCGCCACCCGTTTATCGTCGCGATACCATTCGTGGTAAAGCGTCTGCCCGGTCATATCCATCATTTCCGTAAACAGATAGATGCGCAGTAAACCTTCGTCATTC
Coding sequences within:
- a CDS encoding efflux RND transporter periplasmic adaptor subunit; its protein translation is MEKTLMRTRIPTYWISFGIIVALAVWLMAGPVQTAQTEAPEATKQEKGAPTKVAYKVAQAETIKKALEIQGQIDVWREVNLQSRLGSTVEKVTAERGRRVSEGDLLLTLSEEDLPAQMAQAKAQVDVARSELKAAKSLMQRGLQAETELKAKQAALASAEAAVARLEQDLKHTRIHAPFAGVIEDRMVELGQTVQEGVTLVRLIDDHKLKLMGQAPQQQVGLLSIGQPVTAHLLNGETLTGSVTYIAAQADPNTRSFTVEAELDNPQRLRLAGSTATLNIDVGDVLAHRISAALLSLDEKGRLSVEYLDADQRVARTPVERIRASNTELWVSGLPETVKLITMGRGYAKLGEKVDATPEEELLKHDQDKDEEPDADSASLAMKQAVN